From a region of the Odontesthes bonariensis isolate fOdoBon6 chromosome 2, fOdoBon6.hap1, whole genome shotgun sequence genome:
- the pwwp2b gene encoding PWWP domain-containing protein 2B isoform X1, producing MPWCSPPAPLAKGDGSWADATVAPLAGIEYRRAGQFTPGNMEAAAEELRAGSRIPVTIDHIVNDTLVVTLTYRERNYTGILLDSGKKTGLFCLPDFTAKLGNCPISKPPCEIPEILSEDPVSKSPSQASHRPKDENTLPESDIPTTPLPCPVPTPVPAGQTLYPPYFEGAPFPQPLWVRNTYSQWVPQPPPRPIKRKKRRTREPGRMTMSTIRLRPRQVLCEKCKNTLNSDEDSKDGMSNTKTSRKENTLQSDDEGDFKDTASKLSRKEDLVAAKDTKRRENGASLDSKRLRKDKRGEADGEKYPAGDVIPHSPVIKISYSTPQGKGEVIKIPSRVHGSVKPFCPKQLVQNGVGENDKASADTTKEQRHILDATRSGLTVSIPKLKLTRPFANVGQDSPPPKIRLRPPQRDGEETMVEYEAELVGDARRRSPRGPGPCLPHSEDSGEGKNSLELWSGSSGEEAERSHSDLTLLINFRKRKADSSSLSVCSSDSLDESKSFSSDGTSPELCDLAPGEDLSVTSSSVTPPDDCKTVPPLTVRLHTRSMTKCVTEEGHAVAVGDIVWGKIHGFPWWPARVLSISGTRKQETATCEAQWPQAKVAWFGSPTTSQLSVAKLSPFRELFRSRFNRKKKGMYRRAILEAAKAVGHMGPEIASLLTHCDTS from the exons ATGCCCTGGTGTAGCCCTCCTGCTCCATTAGCGAAGGGAGACGGATCTTGGGCCGACGCGACCGTGGCTCCCTTGGCCGGGATCGAGTACCGCCGAGCCGGACAATTCACCCCGGGAAACATGGAGGCTGCGGCCGAGGAGCTGCGGGCCGGCTCTCGGATACCTGTCACTATCGATCATATAGTTAACGATACGCTGGTGGTGACGCTTACCTACCGAGAAAGGAACTACACGGGGATATTACTCGATTCCGGCAAAAA GACTGGGCTGTTCTGCCTTCCTGATTTCACAGCGAAACTCGGGAACTGCCCCATATCTAAACCACCTTGTGAAATCCCGGAAATTTTGAGCGAGGATCCCGTTTCCAAATCCCCCAGCCAGGCTTCGCACAGACCAAAGGATGAAAATACGCTCCCTGAAAGCGACATACCCACGACACCTCTGCCCTGCCCCGTCCCCACACCAGTTCCAGCTGGACAGACTCTTTATCCTCCTTATTTTGAAGGAGCCCCGTTCCCTCAGCCTTTATGGGTGCGCAACACCTACAGCCAATGGGTACCTCAGCCCCCTCCGCGACCAATCAAGCGAAAGAAGAGGCGGACGCGAGAGCCTGGCCGTATGACCATGAGTACCATCCGTCTGCGGCCACGGCAGGTTCTTTGTGAAAAGTGcaagaacacgttaaacagtgACGAGGACAGCAAAGATGGCATGAGCAACACCAAGACTTCTAGAAAAGAGAACACCCTCCAGAGCGACGACGAGGGCGATTTTAAGGACACTGCGTCTAAGCTGTCGAGGAAAGAGGACCTCGTCGCGGCCAAGGACACCAAAAGACGAGAAAATGGCGCCAGCTTGGACAGTAAGCGcctcagaaaggacaaaagGGGTGAAGCTGATGGGGAAAAGTACCCCGCAGGTGACGTTATCCCCCACAGTCCTGTCATAAAGATTTCATACAGCACTCCACAGGGAAAGGGGGAGGTTATAAAGATCCCCTCGCGGGTTCACGGTTCAGTCAAGCCGTTCTGCCCCAaacagctggtgcagaacggcGTGGGAGAAAATGACAAGGCGTCTGCCGACACCACCAAGGAACAGCGGCACATTCTGGATGCCACAAGGTCCGGCCTCACCGTGTCCATTCCCAAACTGAAATTGACCAGGCCTTTCGCAAATGTGGGTCAAGACTCGCCGCCTCCAAAGATCCGCTTGAGACCTCCTCAGAGGGACGGCGAGGAGACGATGGTCGAGTACGAGGCGGAACTCGTGGGAGACGCGAGGAGACGAAGCCCAAGGGGGCCCGGGCCATGTCTCCCCCACTCCGAAGACTCTGGCGAAGGGAAGaactctctggagttgtggtcGGGGAGTTCTGGAGAAGAGGCCGAGCGCAGCCACAGCGACCTCACCCTTTTGATCAATTTCCGTAAGCGGAAAGCGGATTCTTCCAGCCTGTCGGTCTGCAGCAGCGACAGCCTGGACGAGTCCAAGTCCTTCAGCTCTGACGGCACCTCGCCCGAGCTGTGCGACCTGGCACCGGGCGAAGACCTCTCCGTCACCTCGTCCTCCGTAACCCCTCCGGACGACTGCAAGACGGTGCCGCCGCTCACCGTGCGCCTCCACACCCGCAGCATGACGAAATGCGTGACGGAGGAGGGTCACGCCGTGGCGGTGGGGGACATTGTTTGGGGGAAGATCCACGGCTTCCCCTGGTGGCCCGCGCGCGTGCTCAGCATCAGCGGCACTCGCAAGCAGGAGACGGCCACGTGCGAGGCTCAGTGGCCCCAGGCCAAGGTGGCGTGGTTCGGTTCGCCCACCACCTCGCAGCTGTCCGTCGCCAAACTTTCGCCCTTCAGAGAGCTCTTCAGGTCCCGTTTCAACCGCAAGAAGAAAGGGATGTACCGGAGAGCCATCTTGGAGGCAGCCAAGGCCGTGGGTCACATGGGTCCAGAGATTGCATCGCTGCTCACCCACTGCGACAC AAGCTGA
- the pwwp2b gene encoding PWWP domain-containing protein 2B isoform X2 has translation MPWCSPPAPLAKGDGSWADATVAPLAGIEYRRAGQFTPGNMEAAAEELRAGSRIPVTIDHIVNDTLVVTLTYRERNYTGILLDSGKKTGLFCLPDFTAKLGNCPISKPPCEIPEILSEDPVSKSPSQASHRPKDENTLPESDIPTTPLPCPVPTPVPAGQTLYPPYFEGAPFPQPLWVRNTYSQWVPQPPPRPIKRKKRRTREPGRMTMSTIRLRPRQVLCEKCKNTLNSDEDSKDGMSNTKTSRKENTLQSDDEGDFKDTASKLSRKEDLVAAKDTKRRENGASLDSKRLRKDKRGEADGEKYPAGDVIPHSPVIKISYSTPQGKGEVIKIPSRVHGSVKPFCPKQLVQNGVGENDKASADTTKEQRHILDATRSGLTVSIPKLKLTRPFANVGQDSPPPKIRLRPPQRDGEETMVEYEAELVGDARRRSPRGPGPCLPHSEDSGEGKNSLELWSGSSGEEAERSHSDLTLLINFRKRKADSSSLSVCSSDSLDESKSFSSDGTSPELCDLAPGEDLSVTSSSVTPPDDCKTVPPLTVRLHTRSMTKCVTEEGHAVAVGDIVWGKIHGFPWWPARVLSISGTRKQETATCEAQWPQAKVAWFGSPTTSQLSVAKLSPFRELFRSRFNRKKKGMYRRAILEAAKAVGHMGPEIASLLTHCDT, from the exons ATGCCCTGGTGTAGCCCTCCTGCTCCATTAGCGAAGGGAGACGGATCTTGGGCCGACGCGACCGTGGCTCCCTTGGCCGGGATCGAGTACCGCCGAGCCGGACAATTCACCCCGGGAAACATGGAGGCTGCGGCCGAGGAGCTGCGGGCCGGCTCTCGGATACCTGTCACTATCGATCATATAGTTAACGATACGCTGGTGGTGACGCTTACCTACCGAGAAAGGAACTACACGGGGATATTACTCGATTCCGGCAAAAA GACTGGGCTGTTCTGCCTTCCTGATTTCACAGCGAAACTCGGGAACTGCCCCATATCTAAACCACCTTGTGAAATCCCGGAAATTTTGAGCGAGGATCCCGTTTCCAAATCCCCCAGCCAGGCTTCGCACAGACCAAAGGATGAAAATACGCTCCCTGAAAGCGACATACCCACGACACCTCTGCCCTGCCCCGTCCCCACACCAGTTCCAGCTGGACAGACTCTTTATCCTCCTTATTTTGAAGGAGCCCCGTTCCCTCAGCCTTTATGGGTGCGCAACACCTACAGCCAATGGGTACCTCAGCCCCCTCCGCGACCAATCAAGCGAAAGAAGAGGCGGACGCGAGAGCCTGGCCGTATGACCATGAGTACCATCCGTCTGCGGCCACGGCAGGTTCTTTGTGAAAAGTGcaagaacacgttaaacagtgACGAGGACAGCAAAGATGGCATGAGCAACACCAAGACTTCTAGAAAAGAGAACACCCTCCAGAGCGACGACGAGGGCGATTTTAAGGACACTGCGTCTAAGCTGTCGAGGAAAGAGGACCTCGTCGCGGCCAAGGACACCAAAAGACGAGAAAATGGCGCCAGCTTGGACAGTAAGCGcctcagaaaggacaaaagGGGTGAAGCTGATGGGGAAAAGTACCCCGCAGGTGACGTTATCCCCCACAGTCCTGTCATAAAGATTTCATACAGCACTCCACAGGGAAAGGGGGAGGTTATAAAGATCCCCTCGCGGGTTCACGGTTCAGTCAAGCCGTTCTGCCCCAaacagctggtgcagaacggcGTGGGAGAAAATGACAAGGCGTCTGCCGACACCACCAAGGAACAGCGGCACATTCTGGATGCCACAAGGTCCGGCCTCACCGTGTCCATTCCCAAACTGAAATTGACCAGGCCTTTCGCAAATGTGGGTCAAGACTCGCCGCCTCCAAAGATCCGCTTGAGACCTCCTCAGAGGGACGGCGAGGAGACGATGGTCGAGTACGAGGCGGAACTCGTGGGAGACGCGAGGAGACGAAGCCCAAGGGGGCCCGGGCCATGTCTCCCCCACTCCGAAGACTCTGGCGAAGGGAAGaactctctggagttgtggtcGGGGAGTTCTGGAGAAGAGGCCGAGCGCAGCCACAGCGACCTCACCCTTTTGATCAATTTCCGTAAGCGGAAAGCGGATTCTTCCAGCCTGTCGGTCTGCAGCAGCGACAGCCTGGACGAGTCCAAGTCCTTCAGCTCTGACGGCACCTCGCCCGAGCTGTGCGACCTGGCACCGGGCGAAGACCTCTCCGTCACCTCGTCCTCCGTAACCCCTCCGGACGACTGCAAGACGGTGCCGCCGCTCACCGTGCGCCTCCACACCCGCAGCATGACGAAATGCGTGACGGAGGAGGGTCACGCCGTGGCGGTGGGGGACATTGTTTGGGGGAAGATCCACGGCTTCCCCTGGTGGCCCGCGCGCGTGCTCAGCATCAGCGGCACTCGCAAGCAGGAGACGGCCACGTGCGAGGCTCAGTGGCCCCAGGCCAAGGTGGCGTGGTTCGGTTCGCCCACCACCTCGCAGCTGTCCGTCGCCAAACTTTCGCCCTTCAGAGAGCTCTTCAGGTCCCGTTTCAACCGCAAGAAGAAAGGGATGTACCGGAGAGCCATCTTGGAGGCAGCCAAGGCCGTGGGTCACATGGGTCCAGAGATTGCATCGCTGCTCACCCACTGCGACACGTag